The DNA region TGCTTTAGCTCTTCATCTAGGTAGATTAAGCAATGAAGAAGATGTAGTAGTCGGCGCACCTGTAGCAGGTAGAAACGTAAAGGAGTTAGATGATTTAATTGGCTTGTTCCTAAATACGCAGGTGTATAGAACAGAGTTTTCTGATGATCCAGAGTTTGTAGACTTGCTTGCTCGCTCTAAGCATCAACACCTTGAGTCAGCGAAGTATAACGACGTTCCATTTGAATCAGTCGTAGAACGAATCAACCCTAAGCGAGAGACATTGTTGCCGCCTATTTTTCAAGTGCTGATAAATTTGAACAATACCGAGCAAACACTAGAAACAATTGATGGTATTGTCTTTACTACTCTAGATGAGAGAGAGCCAGATAATAAGTACGATTTAACACTTTATATACAAGAAGATTTCCGAGTAGAGGAAGATAAGGTTGATTTTACTTGGATCTATGATACGCGAATCTTTAATCATTCTACTATCGATATGATAGCATCTGAATTTGAATATTTGCTCTCTCAAATCTGTGCTAATCCTAGAGCCAATGTATCATTATATGGTTGGGCGAACTCGCTTTGTAAAACCGCTAGTACAGATGAAACCAATCATATCGACGATGAATATAATTTTGTAAGGTTATTTGAAAGACAAGCGGAAAAAAGAGCAGATAAAACAGCACTCGAGTTCAATGACAATAGATATACCTATCAACAATTAAATGATCTTGCGAATAAACTTGCTTTTAAAATGCGAGATGAATTTGGTATTTCCAAAGGAAGTCGCGTTGTCATTGCTACGTCTCGAAGCGAGTGGCGAGTCATAAGTACCTTGGCGATAGTCAAGCTGGGTGCTTGTTTTATTCCATTAAGCACCGAGCTTCCACAAGAGCGCTTGGCTTTTATGGTTAACTCGGTTAAACCTGATTTGATCATATCAGAGCAAATGGCTATTGAAGTCTATCAGTGGCTTTCAAATTACCGTCAATTATTAGTGACTAATAGTCTAATCGGAGAATTCCTGTCACTAGGAACGATGCCTAACGTTTCTGTCTCTATGGTTGACAATACAGCGTGCCATATCATTTTTACTTCAGGCTCTACTGGATTACCGAAAGGCGTTATGGGTTCATACGGATCAACTAAGAATAGAATTTCATGGATGTTAGACAACTACCCATTTTTAGAAGATGAAGTAACGGTTCATATCACGTCAATGGGCTTTATTCGGTCGGTTTGGGAGTTACTGGTGCCATTATCAGGGGGGGCTAAGCTTATACTTTGTGATAGAAATATTGCAAAACAACCCGATAGTCTTTGCCAATTTTTGCAACGAAAAAATGTAACCAGAATTGTTACTGCACCATCACTCTTGAATGCAGTGAATGAAGCGCTAGAACATTTAAACTCAAGCTCAACCGATGATTTTGTGCTTAGTAAATTAAAATACTGGTTCGTTAGTGGCGAACCATTACCCGAAGCGTATGCGAAGCAATTTTTCAAGAATGCTTTCGATGCAAAGCTTGTTAATCTGTATGGTTCGACCGAGGTAATGTCCGATGTCTTTCATTATGAAGTAACAAAAGGAAATTACTCTAGAATTCCAATTGGCCGCCCTATTGATAATGTAAGCTATGAAGTCATTGATAAAAACAATCAATCAGTGCCAAAAGGAGTGGTTGGTGAGCTTGTTTTGTATGGCGATTCGGTGGCACTTGGCTATATAGATGCTAAAGAGGAAAATTTAGCTATTGCAGCATTTAACGGTCGCTATCCTACGGGTGACTTGGCCAGGGTTTTACCAAATGGATTAGTAGAATGTCTTGGTCGTAAAGATGAGCAAGTGAAGGTTCGAGGTCACCGAATCGAGTTGGGTGAGATTGCTAACCTATTACTTAATGATAAACATATTTCTAAAGCTATCGTTCTGGTCGATGATTTGCTCTCTGAGAGTAAGAATTTAATTGCTTATCTAACAAAGTCTAGCTCTTCTGAGTACTCACCAGAAGAACTTGTGACTTATGCGTTCAGCATCTTAAAAGATAAATTGCCCGCTTACATGATTCCCGCTGCAATAGAGGTTATTGATGCTTTCCCTTATCGTCCAAACGGTAAAGTCGATAGAAGTAAGTTGCCTAAGCTTCAGTACATTAATTCTCGCGTCAGCGCTGAGACAGAAAGTGAGCAAGCTCTTGTCGATATCTGGTCCGAACTACTCAATCTTAGTGACAGTGAGATCTGTGTGGTATCAAGTTTCTTTGACCAAGGTGGACACTCCTTACTTGCAATAAGGTTAATTACAGCGATTCACAAACGTTTTGAGCAAAAGATAGAAGTGAAACAGGTTTTTCTCACTCCAACGATAAGGGAAATTGCAAGAATATTAGATACTAATATTGCTCTTCTCAAAATTAATGCTGGATTCGATGCGATGGACGAAGATGCCGAGGAGTTTGTACTTTAATGGACTTTAAACAGTTAATCGAACAATTAGTTACTCGTAATATATCAATAGCCGAAAGGAATGGTGATTTAACTGTCAGAGCACCTAAGGGTGCTATGAATCAAGATGTTGCCAATGCTATTCGAATGTATAAGTCGGAATTGATAGCATTTTTATCTGATTCTAACCTGGTTAAGAGTGATGGTTCAGTTGTTGATATAGTGCCTATCGATCGAGACAAGCAAATTGAGTTTCCTTTGTCATCCAGTCAAAAGCGGTTATGGTTTATCGATCAGTTAGAGAATGGAAGTGCTCAATATAATATTCCAGTCGCGTTAAAGGTTTCAGGTCGATTCGAACTCGCAGCTGCTGAAAAGGCAATCCAGAAAATCATCGAGCGACATGAGGTTCTAAGGACAATATATTTAGAAAAGGAATCTGAACCAGTCCAAAAGATACTTAGTGATGTGAATTTCTGCCTTAGTATTTGGGATTTATGCGAGTTAGATGATAAGGAGCAAGCCAGTAGAATTAGAGAGATAATAAAGGTAGATCGTTTAAAGCCATTTAATTTAGCTACGGACATAATGGTGAGAGCAGGTTTTATTAAAACCTCACAAGAGAACGAAATTGTAACCGGCATTCTACTTTTTAACGTACATCATATTGCGTCGGATGGTTGGTCAAAAGGACTGATAATTAAAGAGTTCATACAACATTACAGCTCGTTCATAGGCGCCATAGATTCAAAAATGCCACCATTGAGTATTCAGTACGTTGATTATGCTTCTTGGCAAAATCGTGAGCTAACAAGTAATCGATACAAAAGTAGCTTTAACTACTGGCTTGAGCATTTAAGTGGATTGCCAAAGTTACATAGCTTACCTACCGATTTTACTCGACCCAGCCAACAAAGCTTTCGTGGTAGTTCTGTTTATCAAAGCTTCGATAATGAACTTACTGACAAGTTAAATAAGTTTGCAAAGAAAAATGGTGTCAGTCTATTTATGCTATTGCAAAGTTTGTTAGCGATTTTGATAAGTCGTTGGAGTCGCGAAACAGATGTCGTGATCGGAAGCCCCGTAGCAGGTCGCGACCATTCTGATATTGAGCCTTTGATAGGGTTCTTTGTTAATACATTGATTTTTAGGAATGACCTTTCAGATAACCCATCTTTCTCTGTTTTTTTAAATAAAAGCAAGCAATTGGCGATAAATGCTTTTTCTCATCAAATAGTGCCTTTTGAGGATCTTGTTGGTGAGTTATTACCAGAGCGTACCTTAAGTGCTTCGCCATTGTTTCAGGTTTCGTTAACGCTTCAAAATAGTGAGCGTGGAACGTTAGATTTGCCAGACTTGAAAATAGAACAAATATTTGAAGGTGACGAAACGACACTTTTCGATATTTCTTTGATGGCTATTGAGAGTAGTGGCCAGTTACTTCTTACATGGCTATATGCTACCGACTTGTTCAGTGGTGATACGATTGATCGCTTCTCTAAGTCGTTTAAGGTTTTAGTAGAAGATGCGCTGAGTAACCCAGAAAAGTCAGTTAATTCTCTTCGAATTACATCGTCAGACTCCCTTGATATGCTAACTGAAATCTGTAATACCACCAAGCCATTAAAGAGAGTTGACAATATATTAGAACTATTTGATCGCCAGGTTGAGTGCCGTCCAAATAATGTCGCCGTTTCATTTGATGGTGAAGAGCTTTCTTATAGTGAGTTGAATGGTAGGGCAAATCAGGTTGCCCACTTTTTGCGTGAAAGAGGCGTTTATCGAGATGTTAAGGTTGGAATTGCCGTAGAAAGATCCCTAGAAATGGTCATCGGTATATTTGGTATATTAAAAGCTGGTGGAGCCTACGTTCCAATCGAGCCGAGCTTTCCAGTTGCTCGACAAGAATACATAGTCGAAAACGCTGATATAACAATAATACTAACTCAAAGTAAGTTCCTCGAAAATTTTAATCATTTAGGTGAGAATGTATTTGCGTTAGATAAATCTTCTAGTTTCTGTGCTTTTCCGTCAACAAATTTAGTGAAGTCTCCGGCTGATGCTACTTTAGAGTCTTTGGCCTACGTCATCTATACATCTGGCTCGACTGGTGTGCCTAAAGGAGTAATGATCGAACATGGTGCATTGTACAATCGCATAGATTGGATGCAGAGTGAGTTTGACATCAATGTAGATGATGTTGTGGCTCAAAAAACGCCTTATAGTTTTGATGTTTCTGTTTGGGAGTTCATTTGGCCTCTTAGTTTTGGCGCAAAGTTAGTAGTGGCAAAACCAGAAGGGCATAAGGACCCAACTTACCTTAGTCGCTTAATACAAAGTGAGAGAGTGACCATTATTCACTTTGTTCCATCTATGCTCTTAGCAATGCTAAATAGTGGACTTTGGAATGAGTGCTCGTCCATAAAGCAAGTTATTTGCAGCGGTGAGGCGCTCCCCCCTGAGACAGTTAATTTATTTTATTGCTGCGGTTCGGCTCAATTACATAATTTGTATGGCCCGACTGAAGCCGCGATTGACGTAACCTCTTGGTATGCTGATCCAGCATTATCTATTTCAAAAGTACCTATCGGAAAGCCAATACAAAATATTGAAATATATATCCTAGATGAACAGCTCAATATAGTTCCAATTGGGGTACCGGGTGAGCTTCATATCGCTGGAGCGGGATTAGCTAGAGGATATGTTAATCGACCTGACTTAACGAGTGAAAAGTTTTTTGAGTGTAATATAAATGGTGAGTTGAAGAGGGTTTATAAAACCGGTGATTTATCTAGGTATCTAGGAAACGGTGATATTGAATATTTAGGTCGTATGGATGACCAAGTTAAGCTACATGGGTTTCGAGTCGAGCTAGGCGAGGTTGAGAGTCGATTATTAGAGCTGGATGATATATCCGATGCAGCGGCCTCTGTAGTAATAAAAGAGAATGGTTTCCAACAACTTGTAGCACATGTATGTCCATCGACAGACTTTTTACAACAAGCAACAAAGAAACTTTTTTCAGACACCATTTCTCAATGGGAGTCTGTATTTGATGAAGAGTATTTAAGCTCTTCTGATAGTTATGATGTATTAAGCAACTACAGTGGTTGGAATAACAGTTATAGCGGTGAAGAAATCCCAAAGCGCGAAATGCGTGAATGGGTTGATGAGACTGTAAAACGAATTTTACAACTTAGTCCGAAACGTGTTCTCGAGATTGGTTGCGGAACTGGACTTCTTCTATTTCGATATGCTAATCAGTGTGAATATGTCAAAGCGATTGACATATCTCCTGAAGCATTGAGTCGAATCCAGCCTCAGTTAGATATTTTCGGTTGGAACCATGTTTCCTTATCGCAAGGCGATGGTTTGAGTATTAAAAATATTAATGAAAAATTCGATCTTGTAATTATTAATTCTGTCGCACAGTATTTTCCCAGCTTTTATTACTTAGAAGAAGTTATTCGGTTATGTCTGGATCGAACTGAAAGCGGAGCCAAGATCTTTTTTGGTGATATCCGTAATTTAGATTTACTACACACTCACTTAACTGCGATAGAGCTGTCGAAATTAAACCAAGCAATTACTGTTAGTGAACTCAAAAATAGAATTAATGCGCTACGACAAAAGGAAAAAGAACTCTTATTAAGTCCCAGTTATTTTGACTCTTTAGGTCGAACATTTCCTCGTATTACTAACGTTGATTTAAAAGTTAAGCGCGGTATGGGATCTAACGAAATGCTTAGATATCGCTATGATGCGGTGCTTTTTCTTGATCATACTCATAGTATTCATCAGGTTGCAGAGTGGTTTGAGTATCAAGGGATCGAACAACTAAAAGAATTGTTTGACAGTAATCTGGAGTCTTTTGGTGTACACGGTCTTCCAAATCTTCGGCTTTCCAAAGAGTTAGAAATATCCTTAGGTCTTGGATACTGGCCAGAAACTAAGCTCATCAAGCCACTAGGCGATTTGTCTGCTTTTGATAAAGAGTCCACAGATTTCATTTCGGAACTATTTTTAATTATTGAGCAGGCCGAGAGTAATGGTTTTTATTGTGACCTTACATGGTCTCAAAGCGCTGTTGGTCAGCTTGATTTTATTTGTTCTAGAAACCTTCCTGTTAGCATTAGAGCCATAGATAAATACAGTCAAAACTACCATTATAATCACCCGCAACTATTCGAAGTCGGACTCCAATTAGCTCAGAAAATTAAACCTCTGATGCTCAATAGTGTCCCGAATTACATGGTTCCGAATATATTTATCACGCATGAGCAGTTGCCAGTCACTTCAAATGGAAAGATTGATAAACGGTCGTTGAAGGTTTTTGAGCAACAAGAGCATTTTACGAGCGATTTTGTACCCGCGATCAACGAATTACAGCAACAAGTGTGTGACATTTGGCAAGAGTGCTTAGGTATTTCTAGAGTTGGTATAACGGATAATTTCTTTGCAATAGGTGGTCATTCATTATTAGCAACAAAAGTCATTGGATTGTGTAATAAGCAGTTAAATAGGAACCTTTCGGTTCGTGATCTTTTTCAATACAGCACGGTTGAAGAGTTAGCAGAATATTTGCAGAACTTGGACTCTGTAACCTCTACTGAAATTAAACCTGTTGATCGCTCGAACAGTCTAGCGCTTTCTTTTGCACAAAATAGATTATGGTTTATCGATCATTTAAATGGCACTAGTACTCAATTCAATATATTCACATCGTTAAAACTGCGGGGCGAGTTAAATCACGAAGCCTTACAGCAAGCGTTGACGGGGTTGTTGAGTCGTCATGAAGTGCTGCGCACGGTGTATGTGGCGCTCGACGGAGAGCAAGTGATGCAGGTGGTGGGCCCGGTGGTTGAGGTGCCTGTGGACGTCGAGTCATTGGCCGATTTACCGGAGCAAGAGCAGGCAGACGCGGTGTTGTTGGCGGGTCAAGAGGAAGCGATCAAGCCGTTTGATTTGAGCCAAGATTTGATGCTGCGGGTGAAGTTATTGGCACTGGATGCGCAGACGCATGTGGTGTTGTTGACGGTGCACCACATAGCGGCGGACGGTTGGTCGTTAGGGGTGTTGGTGAAAGAGTTTGTGGCGCTGTACGACAGTTACGTGCGCGGCGAGGCGCCGACGTTGCCAGCACTGACCATCCAATACGCGGATTACGCGCACTGGCAGCAAGCGTGGTTGAAGGGGCCGACACGGTCAGCGTTGGAAGCTTATTGGGTGGAGCAGTTGTCGGGGATCCCGCAAGTTCATAGCTTGCCGCTTGAGCAAGGGCGTCCAGCGCAACAACGGCATCATGGTGCCGTATTGCATCAAACATTACCGGCGACGTTGAGTCAAGGGTTGAATGAGTTAGCGCAAGCGTCAGAGGCGACGCTGTTTATGGTGATGGAAACGGCGTTTGCGGCGTTGTTGAGTCGACTCAGTGGCGAAGATGACATTGTTGTGGGGACGGCGGTAGCGGGACGAGAGCCATTGGAAGTGGCGCCGTTGATTGGTTTCTTTGTGAACAGTGTGGTGCTGCGCAGTGATCTCAGTGGAGCGTCGAGTTTTGACGATTTATTGGCGCGAAATAAGTTGATGATCATGGACGCGTATGAGCATCAAGGATTGCCGTTTGAGTTATTGGTAGAGGCGCTGCAGCCGGAGCGAAGTTTGAGTCACGATCCGGTGTTCCAGATAGTGTTTGGATTAAACAACACCGACAGTCATTCGTTGTCGCTTCCGAATTTAGAGGTGACGACGGTGAATACGCCGCAGCAGACGGCGAAAGTTGAGCTTGAGTTGAATGTGGTGGAGTTTGCGGGAGAGCTGCACGTTAGCTGGACGTTTAATACGGATTTATTCAGCCGAGAGCAGATAGCGGAGTACGCACAAAGCTACGAGCGATTATTGAGAGGGATAGTGGCGTCGCCGAGCCGAGCGGTGCATGCGCATCCGTTGCAAACGGAAGAGGAGCGAGTAGCGCAGTGTCATGCGTTGTCGGGAG from Pleionea litopenaei includes:
- a CDS encoding non-ribosomal peptide synthetase, with the translated sequence MDFKQLIEQLVTRNISIAERNGDLTVRAPKGAMNQDVANAIRMYKSELIAFLSDSNLVKSDGSVVDIVPIDRDKQIEFPLSSSQKRLWFIDQLENGSAQYNIPVALKVSGRFELAAAEKAIQKIIERHEVLRTIYLEKESEPVQKILSDVNFCLSIWDLCELDDKEQASRIREIIKVDRLKPFNLATDIMVRAGFIKTSQENEIVTGILLFNVHHIASDGWSKGLIIKEFIQHYSSFIGAIDSKMPPLSIQYVDYASWQNRELTSNRYKSSFNYWLEHLSGLPKLHSLPTDFTRPSQQSFRGSSVYQSFDNELTDKLNKFAKKNGVSLFMLLQSLLAILISRWSRETDVVIGSPVAGRDHSDIEPLIGFFVNTLIFRNDLSDNPSFSVFLNKSKQLAINAFSHQIVPFEDLVGELLPERTLSASPLFQVSLTLQNSERGTLDLPDLKIEQIFEGDETTLFDISLMAIESSGQLLLTWLYATDLFSGDTIDRFSKSFKVLVEDALSNPEKSVNSLRITSSDSLDMLTEICNTTKPLKRVDNILELFDRQVECRPNNVAVSFDGEELSYSELNGRANQVAHFLRERGVYRDVKVGIAVERSLEMVIGIFGILKAGGAYVPIEPSFPVARQEYIVENADITIILTQSKFLENFNHLGENVFALDKSSSFCAFPSTNLVKSPADATLESLAYVIYTSGSTGVPKGVMIEHGALYNRIDWMQSEFDINVDDVVAQKTPYSFDVSVWEFIWPLSFGAKLVVAKPEGHKDPTYLSRLIQSERVTIIHFVPSMLLAMLNSGLWNECSSIKQVICSGEALPPETVNLFYCCGSAQLHNLYGPTEAAIDVTSWYADPALSISKVPIGKPIQNIEIYILDEQLNIVPIGVPGELHIAGAGLARGYVNRPDLTSEKFFECNINGELKRVYKTGDLSRYLGNGDIEYLGRMDDQVKLHGFRVELGEVESRLLELDDISDAAASVVIKENGFQQLVAHVCPSTDFLQQATKKLFSDTISQWESVFDEEYLSSSDSYDVLSNYSGWNNSYSGEEIPKREMREWVDETVKRILQLSPKRVLEIGCGTGLLLFRYANQCEYVKAIDISPEALSRIQPQLDIFGWNHVSLSQGDGLSIKNINEKFDLVIINSVAQYFPSFYYLEEVIRLCLDRTESGAKIFFGDIRNLDLLHTHLTAIELSKLNQAITVSELKNRINALRQKEKELLLSPSYFDSLGRTFPRITNVDLKVKRGMGSNEMLRYRYDAVLFLDHTHSIHQVAEWFEYQGIEQLKELFDSNLESFGVHGLPNLRLSKELEISLGLGYWPETKLIKPLGDLSAFDKESTDFISELFLIIEQAESNGFYCDLTWSQSAVGQLDFICSRNLPVSIRAIDKYSQNYHYNHPQLFEVGLQLAQKIKPLMLNSVPNYMVPNIFITHEQLPVTSNGKIDKRSLKVFEQQEHFTSDFVPAINELQQQVCDIWQECLGISRVGITDNFFAIGGHSLLATKVIGLCNKQLNRNLSVRDLFQYSTVEELAEYLQNLDSVTSTEIKPVDRSNSLALSFAQNRLWFIDHLNGTSTQFNIFTSLKLRGELNHEALQQALTGLLSRHEVLRTVYVALDGEQVMQVVGPVVEVPVDVESLADLPEQEQADAVLLAGQEEAIKPFDLSQDLMLRVKLLALDAQTHVVLLTVHHIAADGWSLGVLVKEFVALYDSYVRGEAPTLPALTIQYADYAHWQQAWLKGPTRSALEAYWVEQLSGIPQVHSLPLEQGRPAQQRHHGAVLHQTLPATLSQGLNELAQASEATLFMVMETAFAALLSRLSGEDDIVVGTAVAGREPLEVAPLIGFFVNSVVLRSDLSGASSFDDLLARNKLMIMDAYEHQGLPFELLVEALQPERSLSHDPVFQIVFGLNNTDSHSLSLPNLEVTTVNTPQQTAKVELELNVVEFAGELHVSWTFNTDLFSREQIAEYAQSYERLLRGIVASPSRAVHAHPLQTEEERVAQCHALSGEPSAVLWPTMLSGWSAQVLSRGTSMAAESGEASLSYAELDARSNQLAHYLLEMGVSQGSRVGIALGRGLSQLIGLLGVMKSGASYVALEPEHPRERHEYVLKDAGVELVLVSESVLGRLPLSGVDVLLMDDALSDDWLSDWSRTSVDVTVSGEDEAYVLYTSGSTGRPKGVRISHGGLSHYLSHAQSYLGDSIERSVVSSPLCFDATITTLYAPLLSGGTVELLPEEGDVLSALGERLMGEEACLFKITPAHLTALSHGLDREARSDAKHCVVVGGEQWHVGSLRHWKGERLAHATFVNEYGPTETVVGCSEYRVTSLSALSSLPDSAGVPIGRGIANTQLYIQGEGGESQPPGSVGELCIAGAGVGLGYVSEPEASGFEAHGYEAGARWYRSGDLVRWSETGGLVYVGRRDEQVKVRGFRVELGEIGAVLDSCEGVQSSCVLVQGEAPEQRLVAYVVPELMPEAEAVQRVLDEYRTRLSERLPSYMVPQQYVLLAAMPLTANGKVDKAALPAVEGEQGENYEAPRGELEELLASLWSSMLDIDVAHIGRQAHFFNLGGHSLLSIRLVAEVRSHCQVALPIKAIFDHPRLSELAAYIAEQAPSAERLPPITAVSRTGEALPLSSSQYRLWLVDHLGGGSAQYNIFSALQLRGELNHEALQQALTGLLSRHEVLRTVYVALDGEQVMQVVGPVVEVPVDVESLADLPEQEQADAVLLAGQEEAIKPFDLSQDLMLRVKLLALDAQTHVVLLTVHHIAADGWSLGVLVKEFVALYDSYVRGEAPTLPALTIQYADYAHWQQAWLKGPTRSALEAYWVEQLSGIPQVHSLPLEQGRPAQQRHHGASYQQTLPATLSQGLNELAQASEATLFMVMETAFAALLSRLSGEDDIVVGTAVAGREPLEVAPLIGFFVNSVVLRSDLSGAPSFDDLLARNKLMIMDAYEHQGLPFELLVEALQPERSLSHDPVFQIVFGLNNTDSHSLSLPNLQITSVKTPAKHTRVELELNVVEFAGELHVSWTFNTDLFSREQIAEYAQSYERLLRGIVASPSRAVHAHPLQTEEERVAQCRALSGEPSAVLWPTMLSGWSAQVLSRGASMAAESGEASLSYAELDARSNQLAHYLLEMGVSQGSRVGIALGRGLSQLIGLLGVMKSGASYVALEPEHPRERHEYVLKDAGVELVLVSESVLGRLPLSGVDVLLMDDALSDDWLSDWSRTSVDVTVSGEDEAYVLYTSGSTGRPKGVRISHGGLSHYLSHAQSYLGDSIERSVVSSPLCFDATITTLYAPLLSGGTVELLPEEGDVLSALGERLMGEEACLFKITPAHLTALSHGLDREARSDAKHCVVVGGEQWHVGSLRHWKGERLAHATFVNEYGPTETVVGCSEYRVTSLSALSSLPDSAGVPIGRGIANTQLYIQGEGGESQPPGSVGELCIAGAGVGLGYVSEPEASGFEAHGYEAGARWYRSGDLVRWSETGGLVYVGRRDEQVKVRGFRVELGEIGAVLDSCEGVQSSCVLVQGEAPEQRLVAYVVPELMPEAEAVQSVLDEYRTRLSERLPSYMVPQQYVLLAAMPLTANGKVDKGGVASGGWSNDGCGICRATQCGRRDVV